From Anopheles darlingi chromosome 2, idAnoDarlMG_H_01, whole genome shotgun sequence, the proteins below share one genomic window:
- the LOC125948430 gene encoding uridine-cytidine kinase isoform X3, whose translation MSASELYNGVANGSRSNGCADSVKTPFLIGVAGGTASGKSTVCKRIMEQLGQADMDHTQRQVVTISQDSFYRELTDAEKARAERGLFNFDHPSAFNEDLMLQTLQDILQGKKVEISEYDYRNNAVCPEKRITIYPADVVLFEGILVFYFPAIRDLFHMKLFVDTDSDTRLARRVPRDINERGRDLEQVLNAYMTFVKPAFEEFCSPTKKFADVVIPRGADNTVAIDLIMHHIIEILHPSGGYNQNGH comes from the exons ATGAGCGCTAGCGAGTTGTACAATGGCGTGGCCAATGGGTCACGTTCTAATGGTTGTGCTGATTCCGTGAAAACTCCGTTCCTAATCGGTGTTGCTGGCGGTACTGCTAGCGGGAAG TCGACGGTATGCAAACGCATCATGGAACAGCTGGGTCAAGCCGATATGGACCACACACAGCGTCAA GTGGTGACCATCAGCCAAGATAGCTTCTACCGCGAGCTAACGGATGCCGAGAAGGCACGAGCAGAGCGGGGCCTGTTCAACTTCGACCATCCAAGCGCTTTTAATGAGGATCTTATGTTGCAAACGCTGCAGGACATTCTGCAGGGTAAGAAGGTGGAAATAAGTGAGTACGATTACCGGAATAATGCCGTCTGTCCGGAGAAGCGAATCACGATCTACCCCGCCGATGTGGTGCTGTTCGAGGGAATACTGGTCTTTTACTTTCCCGCCATACGTGACCTGTTTCATATGAAATTGTTTGTCGATACCGACTCCGACACTAGGCTGGCCCGGAGAG TTCCTCGTGATATCAATGAGCGTGGCCGAGATCTTGAACAGGTGCTGAACGCCTACATGACTTTTGTAAAGCCGGCTTTTGAAGAATTTTGCTCCCCG ACAAAAAAGTTCGCCGATGTTGTCATACCACGTGGAGCAGACAATACAG TGGCGATCGATCTCATAATGCACCACATTATTGAGATCTTGCATCCGAGTGGAGGTTACAACCAGAACGGACACTAG
- the LOC125948430 gene encoding uridine-cytidine kinase isoform X1, with protein sequence MSASELYNGVANGSRSNGCADSVKTPFLIGVAGGTASGKSTVCKRIMEQLGQADMDHTQRQVVTISQDSFYRELTDAEKARAERGLFNFDHPSAFNEDLMLQTLQDILQGKKVEISEYDYRNNAVCPEKRITIYPADVVLFEGILVFYFPAIRDLFHMKLFVDTDSDTRLARRVPRDINERGRDLEQVLNAYMTFVKPAFEEFCSPTKKFADVVIPRGADNTVAIDLIVQHIREFLNNRSRSEHSSAQLATCGTSALNLSSGRAEESLQTISSSVINRQLYSVMYDYSSIVHKQLDCDM encoded by the exons ATGAGCGCTAGCGAGTTGTACAATGGCGTGGCCAATGGGTCACGTTCTAATGGTTGTGCTGATTCCGTGAAAACTCCGTTCCTAATCGGTGTTGCTGGCGGTACTGCTAGCGGGAAG TCGACGGTATGCAAACGCATCATGGAACAGCTGGGTCAAGCCGATATGGACCACACACAGCGTCAA GTGGTGACCATCAGCCAAGATAGCTTCTACCGCGAGCTAACGGATGCCGAGAAGGCACGAGCAGAGCGGGGCCTGTTCAACTTCGACCATCCAAGCGCTTTTAATGAGGATCTTATGTTGCAAACGCTGCAGGACATTCTGCAGGGTAAGAAGGTGGAAATAAGTGAGTACGATTACCGGAATAATGCCGTCTGTCCGGAGAAGCGAATCACGATCTACCCCGCCGATGTGGTGCTGTTCGAGGGAATACTGGTCTTTTACTTTCCCGCCATACGTGACCTGTTTCATATGAAATTGTTTGTCGATACCGACTCCGACACTAGGCTGGCCCGGAGAG TTCCTCGTGATATCAATGAGCGTGGCCGAGATCTTGAACAGGTGCTGAACGCCTACATGACTTTTGTAAAGCCGGCTTTTGAAGAATTTTGCTCCCCG ACAAAAAAGTTCGCCGATGTTGTCATACCACGTGGAGCAGACAATACAG TGGCTATCGATCTGATCGTGCAGCATATTCGCGAGTTTTTAAACAATCGCAGCCGCAGCGAGCACAGCAGTGCTCAATTGGCGACGTGTGGTACGAGTGCTTTGAATCTATCCAGTGGTCGAG CTGAAGAAAGTTTGCAAACAATATCCTCCTCCGTTATCAATAGACAGCTCTATTCAGTGATGTACGATTATAGCTCAATAGTCCACAAACAACTAGATTGCGATATGTAG
- the LOC125948428 gene encoding mitochondrial 2-oxodicarboxylate carrier isoform X9 — protein sequence MPSEVKEFLRQAAMQVGAGGSAGFVEVCIMHPLDLVKTRLQLQASPPSAGTAKSTTYYNGVFDCIRKMAQSEGLFSLYKGILPPVLVETPKRAVKFLTFEQYKRFFMFGSDKPTPLTFSLAGLGAGVTEAILVNPFEMVKVTLQANKNKMGQVPSTWAVTRQIIGESGFGLNGLNRGLTATIGRNGVFNMIYFGFYHSVKGMVPEYKDPVQEFLRKVGIGFVSGTLGSIVNIPFDVAKSRIQGPQPVPGQVKYRTTFGSMAIVAREEGFGALYKGLTPKVMRLGPGGAIMLVVYDYVYAFLDDYFK from the exons ATGCCATCAGAAGTGAAGGAATTTCTGCGCCAAGCCGCAATGCAGGTCGGTGCGGGTGGCTCAGCGGGATTCGTGGAGGTGTGCATCATGCATCCGCTGGATTTGGTAAAGACGAGACTCCAACTGCAAGCCAGCCCCCCCTCTGCTGGGACGGCGAAGTCAACG ACCTACTATAATGGTGTATTCGATTGCATTCGCAAAATGGCCCAATCGGAGGGTTTGTTTTCACTGTACAAAGGTATTTTGCCACCGGTGCTAGTTGAAACACCGAAACGTGCGGTCAAATTTCTGACCTTCGAGCAGTACAAGCGTTTCTTCATGTTCGGTTCCGACAAACCAACGCCCTTG ACATTTTCATTGGCCGGGCTTGGAGCCGGTGTAACGGAAGCCATTCTGGTCAATCCCTTCGAAATGGTCAAGGTTACTTTGCAGGCCAATAAGAACAA AATGGGACAAGTGCCAAGCACGTGGGCCGTCACGCGACAGATCATCGGAGAATCGGGCTTTGGATTGAACGGATTGAACCGCGGTCTAACCGCGACCATCGGACGGAACGGGGTTTTCAACATGATTTACTTCGGTTTTTACCACAGTGTCAAGGGCATGGTTCCGGAGTACAAG GATCCCGTGCAAGAGTTTTTGCGAAAAGTCGGTATCGGGTTCGTAAGCGGAACACTTGGGTCGATCGTTAACATACCCTTCGACGTGGCGAAATCACGAATTCAG GGACCACAACCGGTGCCAGGGCAGGTTAAATATCGTACCACCTTCGGCTCGATGGCGATCGTTGCTCGCGAAGAAGGTTTCGGGGCACTGTACAAAGGTCTCACACCGAAGGTGATGCGGCTGGGACCGGGAGGTGCCATCATGCTGGTCGTCTACGATTATGTGTACGCGTTCCTGGACGATTACTTCAAGTAA
- the LOC125948428 gene encoding uncharacterized protein LOC125948428 isoform X3, whose translation MDAIPSNFQIGCTKIEVVTMPTDQEGRNQQSAHPSLPSGVSLSKSADDGNDQREDVEKILDATAVPRYTLASLKPLFNPDSHSTSTENESVSKVEQLLIDTNRKLDLVLEKLSQMDRRMILHETQMNLLEKKIDMHLSLGVVPKERTDKTALESSSTSKGSLDNSLSLFSPVSCLLDLENLEELARDKNYVNYVKTRVQGMLRTRRRSLKQSMASNRSAGRTYCLRIVDLFFTRFFLTQCTWAGQRRGTNRRIRFRDFVHVINMFYETVHYIDPSFTKEDTESFLKQIVRAANYRFQAGPPKLKVTSHPRKTRRTNILTNTESNDNVESYEIMEFDPLEIKSEPES comes from the exons ATGGATGCTATTCCCAGCAATTTTCAGATCGG TTGTACCAAAATCGAAGTAGTAACAATGCCGACTGATCAGGAAGGGCGCAATCAACAGTCAGCACATCCTTCGTTGCCTTCTGGTGTATCCTTGAGTAAATCTGCAGACGATGGGAACGATCAAAGAGAAGACGTTGAAAAGATATTGGATGCTACGGCAGTACCACGGTATACACTTGCTTCTCTCAAACCTCTTTTTAATCCTGATTCTCACAGCACTTCAACGGAAAATGAATCAGTATCGAAAGTAGAGCAGTTGTTGATCGATACCAACCGGAAACTCGACTTGGTGCTAGAGAAACTGAGTCAAATGGACCGTAGAATGATATTACATGAAACACAAATGAAtttgttggagaaaaaaatcgaTATGCATTTGTCCTTAGGTGTAGtaccgaaagagagaacagaCAAAACAGCTCTAGAGTCTAGTAGCACAAGTAAAGGCAGTCTAGATAATTCGTTATCATTATTTTCGCCGGTATCGTGTTTGTTGGACTTGGAAAACTTGGAAGAGTTAGCCAGGGATAAGAACTATGTTAATTATGTGAAAACCCGCGTACAAGGTATGTTACGTACCAGAAGAAGATCATTAAAACAAAGTATGGCTAGTAACCGAAGTGCAGGACGAACATATTGCTTGCGAATAGTGGATCTATTTTTTACCAGATTTTTCTTGACTCAATGCACTTGGGCAGGGCAACGTCGCGGGACAAATCGGAGAATTCGTTTCAGAGATTTCGTTCATGTGATTAATATGTTTTACGAGACTGTGCACTATATCGATCCTTCGTTTACTAAGGAAGATACAGAATCGTTCTTGAAACAAATCGTTAGAGCAGCTAATTATCGGTTCCAAGCAGGTCCTCCAAAGTTAAAAGTTACTAGCCACCCCAGAAAAACACGAAGAACGAATATTTTAACAAACACCGAATCGAATGATAACGTCGAATCGTATGAAATAATGGAATTTGATCCTTTAGAGATAAAATCAGAACCAGAATCATAA
- the LOC125948428 gene encoding uncharacterized protein LOC125948428 isoform X8 yields MDAIPSNFQIGCTKIEVVNMPTDQEGRNQQSAHPSLPSAVSLSVTTNSSSDQNESSENVSVSKIEQLLINNNQKLDSLLKKMNRCQRRLTVIEKSMKTLEKHRKAYAPVRKERPMQEVPETSKNSPSVPDKLVLPFTPVSCLFELEKLEEKAKDMHFVTYVKMQANRIIGLHIEEGKGKAYCFRIRDLFFSKFFFTQCSWSGRVGRYNGTSEGVPKKIRFVDFKYVINLFYQTVNYVDPLFSKEDAEATLKRAIKDASYRRPHCAPQTPSIPDGAIVIPIEEISPNIKTMDSVESYEIMEFDPLDIKSEPES; encoded by the exons ATGGATGCTATTCCCAGCAATTTTCAGATCGG TTGTACCAAAATCGAAGTAGTAAACATGCCGACTGATCAGGAAGGGCGCAATCAACAGTCAGCACATCCTTCGTTGCCTTCCGCTGTATCCTTGAGTGTAACTACAAACAGTAGTAGTGATCAGAATGAATCGTCGGAAAATGTATCTGTATCGAAAATAGAGCAGCTGTTGATTAATAACAACCAGAAACTCGACTCTCtgctaaaaaaaatgaatcgtTGTCAGAGAAGGTTGACGGTAATTGAAAAAAGTATGAAAACTCTGGAGAAACATAGAAAAGCATACGCGCCAGTAAGAAAGGAAAGGCCTATGCAGGAAGTTCCGGAAACCAGCAAGAATAGTCCATCAGTCCCGGATAAATTGGTACTCCCTTTTACGCCGGTATCTTGCTTATTTGagttggaaaaattggaagaaaAGGCTAAAGACATGCATTTCGTTACTTATGTGAAAATGCAGGCTAATCGTATTATTGGGCTCCATATAgaggagggaaaaggaaaggccTATTGCTTCCGAATACGCGATctatttttttccaaattttttttcactcaATGCTCATGGTCAGGACGAGTTGGTCGATATAATGGAACATCTGAAGGTGTTCCTAAGAAAATCCGTTTCGTGGATTTCAAGTAtgttattaatttgttttaccAGACAGTAAACTATGTTGATCCTTTGTTTTCTAAAGAAGATGCGGAAGCGACTCTCAAACGAGCGATAAAAGATGCTAGTTACCGGCGGCCACATTGCGCTCCACAGACCCCATCTATTCCAGATGGTGCGATAGTAATTCCAATCGAGGAAATTTCACCAAATATTAAAACGATGGATAGCGTCGAATCGTATGAAATAATGGAATTTGATCCTTTAGATATAAAATCAGAGCCAGAATCATAA
- the LOC125948430 gene encoding uridine-cytidine kinase isoform X2, with translation MSASELYNGVANGSRSNGCADSVKTPFLIGVAGGTASGKSTVCKRIMEQLGQADMDHTQRQVVTISQDSFYRELTDAEKARAERGLFNFDHPSAFNEDLMLQTLQDILQGKKVEISEYDYRNNAVCPEKRITIYPADVVLFEGILVFYFPAIRDLFHMKLFVDTDSDTRLARRVPRDINERGRDLEQVLNAYMTFVKPAFEEFCSPTKKFADVVIPRGADNTVAIDLIVQHIREFLNNRSRSEHSSAQLATCGTSALNLSSGRVRYFVFH, from the exons ATGAGCGCTAGCGAGTTGTACAATGGCGTGGCCAATGGGTCACGTTCTAATGGTTGTGCTGATTCCGTGAAAACTCCGTTCCTAATCGGTGTTGCTGGCGGTACTGCTAGCGGGAAG TCGACGGTATGCAAACGCATCATGGAACAGCTGGGTCAAGCCGATATGGACCACACACAGCGTCAA GTGGTGACCATCAGCCAAGATAGCTTCTACCGCGAGCTAACGGATGCCGAGAAGGCACGAGCAGAGCGGGGCCTGTTCAACTTCGACCATCCAAGCGCTTTTAATGAGGATCTTATGTTGCAAACGCTGCAGGACATTCTGCAGGGTAAGAAGGTGGAAATAAGTGAGTACGATTACCGGAATAATGCCGTCTGTCCGGAGAAGCGAATCACGATCTACCCCGCCGATGTGGTGCTGTTCGAGGGAATACTGGTCTTTTACTTTCCCGCCATACGTGACCTGTTTCATATGAAATTGTTTGTCGATACCGACTCCGACACTAGGCTGGCCCGGAGAG TTCCTCGTGATATCAATGAGCGTGGCCGAGATCTTGAACAGGTGCTGAACGCCTACATGACTTTTGTAAAGCCGGCTTTTGAAGAATTTTGCTCCCCG ACAAAAAAGTTCGCCGATGTTGTCATACCACGTGGAGCAGACAATACAG TGGCTATCGATCTGATCGTGCAGCATATTCGCGAGTTTTTAAACAATCGCAGCCGCAGCGAGCACAGCAGTGCTCAATTGGCGACGTGTGGTACGAGTGCTTTGAATCTATCCAGTGGTCGAG TTCGTTACTTCGTGTTTCACTAG